The window TACCGTCCCCACCCCAGCGCGGAACAACGTGCTGATGGAGATGCGCGGCGATTCCCGCGCCGCCGGTCACACCTTGGTTCATTCCAAGGTTGAAGCCGCTGGGGTTCGATACCTTCCGCAACACCCGCATTGCTGTTTGCGTGAGTTCTGCAAACTCCGCTGTCTCCTCCACGGTGATGTCCGTGTAGTCGGGCACGTGGCGGTAAGGGCAGATCAATAGATGCCCTGGGTTGTACGGGAACAGGTTGAGGACCACATAGCAGGTCCGCCCCCGGTAGACGATGAGGGATTCCTCGTCAGTTCGTGTTGGCCCTACACAGAACGGGCAGTCATCCTTGTTCTTGAATTGGTCCTGCCCGCCCTTGATGTAGGCCATGCGGTGCGGAGTCCACAGGCGCTGAAAAGCGTCCGGAACGCCCGCGAGTCCGAAGTCATCGGTTACGTCAGCGTCGCCGGGAATGCCGGTTGCCGCGCCTGTGTTCTCCTGCACCGTCTATGTGTCCGTTCCGTCAGCTCTCGCGGTTCTTGACGGCATCGACGATCCTGCGGACCGCCTCTGCCACGGGCACGCCGTTGTCCTGGCTGCCATCCCGGAAGCGGAACGACACGGCACCGGCCTCGGCGTCCTCACCTCCGGCTATCAGGACGAAAGGAATCTTGTCCTTGCTGGCCGTACGGATCTTTTTGGGGAAGCGATCCGACGAGACATCAACCTCGGCTCGGATTCCAGCGGCCTTCAGCTGGTCCACGACGTCGAACATGTAGTCGTTGAATGTCTCGGCCACTGGAATGCCAACAACCTGGACGGGCGAAAGCCATGCCGGGAAGGCGCCCGCGTAGTGCTCGGTGAGAACACCCATGAAGCGTTCCACGGAACCGAAGAGTGCGCGGTGGATCATGACGGGCCGCTGGCGGGTGCCGTCTGCAGCCTGGTACTCCAGTTCGAAGCGTTCGGGCAGGTTGAAGTCCAGCTGGATGGTGGACATCTGCCAGGTCCGCCCCAGTGCGTCCTTCGCCTGAACAGAGATCTTGGGGCCGTAGAAAGCTGCTCCACCCGGATCCGGAACCAGTTCCAGGCCCGAGGCTGCCGCAACCTCGGAAAGTGTGCGCGTGGCCTCTTCCCATGCGGCGTCGTCGCCTACAAACTTTTCTTCGTTCTTTGTGGAGAGTTCCAGGTAGAAGTCATCCAGGCCGTAGTCCTTGAGGAGGCCCAGGACGAAGTTCAACGTGGTGGTGAGTTCGTCCTTCATCTGCTCACGCGTGCAGTAGATGTGGGCGTCGTCCTGTGTCATGCCACGGACGCGGGTCAGGCCATGAACAACACCGGACTTCTCGTAGCGGTACACCGAGCCAAATTCGAAGAGGCGCAGCGGCAGTTCACGGTAGGAACGGCCACGTGAGCGGAAGATGAGGTTGTGCATTGGGCAGTTCATCGGCTTCAGGTAGTAGTCCTGTGCCGGCTTGCGAACCGTGCCGTCTTCGTTGAACTCGGCGTCCACCTGCATCGCCGGGAACATGCCGTCCTTGTACCAGTCAAGGTGTCCGGAAACCTCGTAGAGGTGTCCCTTGGTGATGTGGGGCGTGTAGACGAACTCGTAACCGGCGTCCACGTGGCGCTGGCGGGAGTAGTCCTCCATCGCCTTGCGGATGATGCCGCCCTTGGGATGGAACACGGGCAAGCCGGAGCCGAGCTCGTCCGGGAAGGAGAACAGGTCCAGCTCGACGCCAAGTTTGCGGTGGTCGCGACGCTCGGCCTCAGCGATGCGTTCCTGGTAGGCCTTGAGAGCTTCCTTGGTGGGCCAGGCTGTACCGTAAATGCGCTGTAGCTGCTGGTTGTTCTGGTTACCCAACCAGTACGCGGCTGAAGAGCGGGTCAACGCGAAAGCGTTGGAAATGATCTTGGTGTTGGGCAAGTGCGGGCCACGGCAGAGATCGCACCACACACTCTCGCCGCTTTTCCTGTCCACGTTGTCGTAGATGGTGATGTCGCCAGCGCCGACCTCAACGTTGACGCCCTCCGCGGCGTCGCTTGCATCGTTCTTCTTGCCCAGCAGTTCCAGCTTGTAAGGCTCGTTGGCCATGGCTTCGCGGGCTTCTTCTTCGGTGACCACGCGGCGAACGAACTTCTGGTTCTGATTGATGATCTTTTGCATCATCTTTTCCAGCTGGCGCAGGTCTTCCGGGGTGAAGGGCTCAGCGACATCAAAGTCGAAGTAGAAGCCGTCCGTGATGTAAGGGCCGATGCCGAGCTTGGCATCGGGGCGCAGCTGCTGCACGGCCTGAGCCATGACGTGGGCGGTGGAGTGGCGGAGTACGTTGAGGCCATCAGGAGATTCGATGGTGACGCCTTCGATTTCAGCGTCGGCCGGCAAGACCTGGTCAAGGTCCTTCAGCACACCATTGACACGGGCTACAACGACGTCGCGGCGCTCGAAGAAGAGTTCCGCGCCGGTAGTCCCTTCCGTCACCTTGGTCTCTTCGCCATCGACGATGAGGGTGATCTGTTGGGCATCTGACACGGGTGTCTCCTATTCATAGTTAAAGGCTTCATAGCTTGTGGCGTACGGGGACCACAGCCAGCCACCGTCAATCGTATCTGCTTCAGCGAAGGCGGCCAAAGCAGCGCGCCGACGCTGGATTCAGCTGCCCAAACCGGTGATGGCAAGGTTCCTGGAGATGCCGTGAAGAGGGCCTCGGTGAGTGAATTCATCAGGAAGGACAACTCCTGCCGGGAGGAGTTCTCCATAGGGCAGCGTTTCCGGCTGGCTGAGGTCCCATGCTTTGTTGGCACTGAGGCTGATTCCCTTGGGGCCTGTCCTCCTGGTGGTTCCGCGGATCAGCAGCATCCGGGTACCAAACAGCAAGGGTCCGGATTCTTCCTGGGCCTCATGGAAAAACACAGAGTCCACGCAGCCGGTGCCGTCGTCAATGCTGATGAAGACCACACGTCTTCCCCCTCGCATGGGCGGGGTTTGGGTCGCGATCCGAACTCCAGCCACCAGAACCTCGGTCCCGTTGCGTAAGCCCAGGAGTTTGTCAGCCGTGGTGACCCCCAGTTTGTCCAGTAGTGGCCGGTGGCTTTCCATGAGGTGCTGGCTGACATCAACGGCCATGAGGTCAAGCTCGGCCCTGACGTTCTCCACCATGGATGGCTCGGGAAGTTCCGGAGCCAGATTCTTTAGCTCCACGTCGCCCAGGGCGAACGCCAATTGTCCTTCGATGACATCCGTTGGCTTCCTGGTGGGGCTGCTTTGGAGCGCCTGCAGGTGTTGCACGAGGTCTGCCCGGTTCGCTTTCCCCCCGGAATCTTTGTGCAGGGAATCAAAAGCGCCCAGTTGAGCAAGCCTTTTGATGTTCGGTTTACTGACCCTCGCCCGTGCCCGGAGGTCAGCCAAGGAATCGAAGGGCTGCCCTGCCACGATTCTCTTGAGCTCTGCTCCCGAAAGCCCATAGATCCCAGTGAGGCTCAGCCGGATGCCAAGCTTGCCTCGATCGGGCCCGTCCTGGATCTTTTCCACCCGGTATTCGGCATGGCTCCGGTTGATGTCCAGGGGCAGGATGGGGATTCCGAGCCGACGGGCTTCAGCCACCAACAACCGTTTGGGATACATTCCGGGATCGTGTTCCCAGAGCCCGGCAAGAAAGGCTTCGGGATGGTGGGTTTTCAGCCAGGCCGATTGATAGGTGGGCACCGCAAAGGCGGCCCCGTGGGCTTTGCAAAACCCAAAGCTGCCAAATGCTTTCAAGGTGCCCCAGACCTTGTCCACAACCTCTGGAGAGTATTTCCTGATCGCGTCGCGGCGGAATTGCCTCTCCACTTCAGGCTCGTGCACTTCATCACCCAAGGCACGCCGGAACTCATCAGCCCTATCCAACCCACAGCCGGTCATGACGTCAAAGGTCTTCAGGATCTGCTCATGGAAGACCGTGACTCCATGAGTCTCCTGCAGCACAGGCTTCAAGTCCGGATGGGGGTAGACCTCCGGCGCGAACCCATGCCTGTGTTCCAGGAAAGGACGGACCATGTCCGACTTCATGGGCCCTGGACGGAACAGCGAGATGTCGATGATGAGGTCATTGAATTCCCTGGGTGCCATCTTTCCAATGAGCTCCCGTTGACCGGGTGATTCGATCTGGAAACAGCCAAGCGTGTGGGTGCTGCGGATCAACTCATAGGTGGGCTCGTCGTCGAACGGTACGGCGTTGAGATCGATCCTTCCGTCGGCGGCAATGAAGTCCGGTCCGGAACCACCTGGCTCAACAGGATGCCTACCAGCCTCCACAACTTCTGCCTTCGAGGGATGCAAGCGGATGACCTCACGCACGGCAAAGGCCATGGCGCTTTGCATCCGCACTCCCAGGACGTCGAGTTTGAGCATTCCCATGGGATCCATGTCATGTTTATCGAATTGGCTCATGGGCAGACCCAATCCGCTGGGCTGGACGGGACTTCGATCCAGGAGTGTGGCATCTCCCAAAATCACGCCGCAAGGATGCATGGAGATATGCCGGGGCAGGCGATCCAGCCTTTCGGTGAGGTCCACCAACATGTCCAACTGCTGGTTCTCCTCCAAGGCGCCCTGCTCCACCCGCCCGGCAAAATTCCGGAGCTCAGGCTTTTCCACCAGCGCTTCCCGGAACTTGCGGGCAGAGAATCTCCATAGTTGCTTGGCAATCTCACCGACTTCCTCGTCCGGCATGCCCAGGGCCATACCTGCGTCACGGACTGCGCCTCGTGCCCGGTAACCGTTTTGCATGCTCATGAGGGTGACTCGCTCGGCGCCGAATCGATCAAAAATCCGGCGGTAGACGTTGTGCCTTTCCGCACTTTCGACGTCGATGTCAATGTCAGGAAGGGTTGACCGGCGTCCCGAAAGGAACCGTTCAAAGATGAGGTCGTGGCGGATCGGATCAACCTGGCTGATGTCGATCAGGTAGTTGACCAGGCTGGAAGCGCCGGACCCCCTGGCAGCAACCCTGACACCCATATCGAGGATCATCCGAGATACCTCTGCCACCGTGAGGAAATAGGAAGCAAAACCCAGCCTGGCAATGATCCCTAACTCATGCACCAACCGCGAGCGCACCCGTTTCTCCATTTCCCCGTTGATACCAGGGAATCGTTTGGTGATTCCGGCTTCGCAGCGTTGGGTGAGTTCCACCATGGGGTCGCGGTCGATGCCGATGATGGAGGCTTCGGGGACCACTGGTTTCTTCCATCCCATGTCCAGGATGGGATCGATGCGGCATTTGTCGGCGAGCGCCTCTGTGTTGGCGAGTAGTTTGTTGAGGTCGGCTTTCCCTTGGCCTGCCGCGTTCATGATTTCTTTGCCGAGTTGGAGCATGTGGTGGGCGTTCTTCAGCCAGCCTTGCCCTGTCGGTTGCAGCAGGGGTGCGGCTGAGAGTTCGGGAAGGGATTTGAGGGTGCGGGCGGAGTCGAGGACGTCGGCGGTTGCTGCTCCGTCTTGGGCGCAGTAGCGGACGGCGTTGCTGAGGATGGCGGGGATGTTGTGTTCCAGTGCGAGCTTGAGCATTCGTACGGCATGTGAGGTGCTCAGTGGTTCTCCGGGTGCGCTGAGGTGGGAAACAGTTTCGGCCACGATGGTTCCCGGTGGCATGGCGTCGATCCATTGCTTGAAAAGGGTTCTGGGCCTGAGGTATTTGCGGCCACCCATGGCTTGGCCAACATCGGAGTCGGGTCCGATCAGAACGGTGAGGACTGGTTTGAGGGTTGTGGGGTCAAGGGTTCTTGATGCAAGTTCTCCTCTGGTTACTGCCACGGGGACTACTCCCCCGGCTTTTCCTGAGGTTCTTGCGTGGGCGTCGGAGACGAGGCGGCAGAGTGCCTTGTAGCCGGCGCCGTTGTTGTTGCCGTGGGCGAGGACGACGACGCGGCCCGCGACTTGGGTGCGGTGGTCGCCGTCGTCGTCGAAGATTGCCAGGTCTACACCCACGATGGGGTCGATGTTTGCTTCCATGCAGGCTTTGAGGTGTTTGATGGTGCCGTACAGGCCGTCACGGTCTGTACAGGCGAGCGCCGTGGCGCCGTCTGCTGCGGCGGCTTGGGCGAGTTCGTCGGGCCAGGAGACCCCGTAGTGTGCGCTGAAGGCGGTGGAGACGTGCAGATGGGTGAAGCTCAAGGGTTCACGCTGCTTCGTCGGGTTCTACTGCACGTGCTGGTGCGGCGTCGTGGATGCGCAGGAGTCTCCACCGTCCGCTGCCCAGGTGCCGGACGAGATCGAGGGTGATGGAGTGGCTGGTTTCCGGCTCATCGGTGGAGGGAAGCAGTTGTACCCGCCAGATCTCGTGGTCAACCAGGCCGGCTCCGCTTCCCAGGGGTGCGCGGCTTTCTTCAAGCCACCATTGGCGTCGTTCGTACCAGCGCACCGGTTCGTTGGTGACTGTGTACTGCGTGCCTTTCCATTGGACTTCCTGCGGCTGGCCTGCGTCTGTGCAGCTCACATTTACTGATTCACTGAACAGCCCCATATCTTCACCTCTTCACGCCGGAGAAACCTTATTCGAAAGTATGTTCGAATAATTCAGTTTACGCCGCGCTTTGAGCAAAACCTATCCATGGATCACTTCGTCGCCGGTCCACGGCCCCCTACGTGACACTCCGCGAGGCGGTCCGCTTGGAACGCTTGCCGATCTGTTTGACCAGAGCGTCGCGCCAAGGCTGTGCACCCTGGGCGAGGGCAACGCCACCCATGAGTGAAGAAGCCAGCCGGAGCAATTGAGTGCGCAAGACCCGCTCCCGGTTATAGGCGGCGAGCGCTTCCTTCAAGGGCTGCTCGTTCAGCAGCTTGCCCAGATTCACAGCATCAATCAGCGCTTCGCAGGCACCACGGCCAAGGTTGGGGGTCATGGCGTGTGCGGCGTCCCCCAGCAACACCACATTGCCCTGCGCATAACGCCTGAGCGGAGGTGTCGTCCAGATCCGTTGGGCCAGCGAATTGCCCGGAGCAGCAGTGGAAAGAACACTCCGAACAGCGGGTGAGTACTTCGCATACCGAGTCCGTGTCAGCTCCAGTGCTTCTGCAACATCAACCCCGTCCGGGCCAAGGGCGGACCTGTAGGAGGCATACCAGTTAGTTCCGTCACCGGCAGGTGCCAAGCCAAAAATCTCACCCCGCCCCCAGTACTCGCCGACGTCTTCAGCGGACGGGGTTCCGGGAATGACTCCGCGGACAGCAAGGAATGGAGTAGGCCTGGCAGCACTCCGCTCGCCCCAAAAGTCGCGTCGGACAATGCTTTTGACTCCATCCGCGCCCACGGTCAGCCAAGCATCGGACGGCAGGCGGTCCACACGTCCGGCCACCCTGGACACTGTGTCCGGAACTGCGGAATCCAGCAGCCTCAGCAATTCTGGCCTGGACACTCCCACCAGACCCTCTCCTTCCATGGAGAGCATGGGATCCCCGGAGGGGCTGCGGAGGGCGCCGGCCTTGATGATGGACCCACGGCTCCGAACGGCCCCAAGGATCCCCAGCTCAGCCAAGGCCCTTTGGGCGGCCGGCCACATGGCCAGAGTTGTCCCAACCGCCGGGAGCTCGGGCCGCTGCTCATACACGGTGACGTCAAACCTGCCCGGGTCCAGCCGCCCGGCAAGCGCCAGTCCGGCTATTCCTCCACCGATGATGTCCACTCTTTCCATGAGCACACTGTACTACTACATTTGTAGTGGTGATAGGGGTTGAAGCTAGACTTTCGCCATGCCTGACCGACGAACTCAACTTGCCGATGCCGCGCTCGCCGTCGTCTCCGCCAAGGGACTCAAGGGACTCACCCACCGGGCCGTCGACGCCCAGGCCGGCGTCGCCGTCGGAACTACCTCCAACTATTTCCGCAACCGTGCAGCGCTGACGAGCGCCGCCGTCGACCGCGTTGAAGAACGTGACCGCCTCCTGCTGCAGCAGGGACCATCGGAGATCCCGACGTCGGTAGCCACGTTGGCGGAGCAGATCGCCGGAGCGGTCATGGGACTCGCGCGGGAAAACGCCGAGCTCACCCGGGCCAGGTTCGTTTTCGCCCTCGACCAACCCGAAGTGGTCGCTGCCGGACACGAGCGCCTGGTAAATGCCTTGGCGCAACTGCTCGAGTCGATGGGAATAGCCGAAGCACGCAGCCGGGCAGAAGCAATCTCCGACTACAGCGACGGCCTTGCCCTACACCTCCTGACCGCGAGGAAGGGTCAGGACATTGACACAGCCGCAGTGGCACGGAGCATCCAGCGCCTCTTGGAGGGCTGAAAGTCAAGGGGTGGACGGCAGCCGGTCCACAGAGCAGGATTGTGGAATGAGCACCAATGACGCACTCCTGAAGCAGGTCAACATCTCCGCCGAAGAAGACAACCTTGTGGCAAGGTTCGAAATCGACGGCAACATACCAGGCTCCGGCGCTTACGTCGTGGGCCTTGTTGCTGCCAGCGAGGACTATTCCTCGCAGCGCAGGCTCGGCATCGAATTCATGAACGGCGAGGCGATCTCGTTCTACTCCTTCAACCACTCCCTCAGCGCCGAGGAAAACTACGACATCAAGGGCGTGGAGCACTCGGGCAACGTCATCACGGGGAACTTCCCCATGTCAGCCATCCATGGGCTGAGCAAAGGCCACGTCATGACGGGCTTCAGCGAAGCTGACGGCCGGGAGTTCCAATCCGGCGTACCGGTCACCGAAGCTCTCTAAGTTCTAAAAGAGGCCTTCCACCGGTTCAATGAGTTCCGGTGAATTGTTGCGGACATTTCCCACCGCGGCACCCACCGGGTCCAGTGTCCACGCAGCTGCGGCATCGTGTGCCTTGGAGCGGACCAGCTCTACCAACCCTTCAGCGTCCTTTTCCCGCGGATCCAGCCAGGCTTCCATCGTCTCTATGCTCATAGGCAAGGGAACACGGTCATGCAGGGCGGTCAGCTCATCAAAGACCGAAGCGCTGCGCCGGGACCTGGCCGACTCGGCCGTAGGGGTGTCCGCGGTCAGGATGGACATGGACAGCAACCAACGGGCAGGGTCATCATCAGACGCCGACTGGTCACGCCACCACTCGTATAAGCCTGCAAAGACCAAGCCTTGGCCGTCTCCCGGGTGCACGTAATACGGTTGCTTGTTCTGGCCCTCGCCCTTCTTCCATTCGTAATAACCATCAGCAGGAACCGCGCAGCGCCTGGCCACCGCGGCCTTCTTGAAGGACGGCTTCTCCAACAGCGTTTCGCTTCGAGCGTTGATGAGCCGGGCACCGCCCTTGGGATCCTTCGCCCACGAGGGCACCAGCCCCCACTTCGCCACGTGGAGCTGCCGTTTCACATCGTGGTCAATCAGCCTCTCCAACACGATGGGAACGGCATCAGTCGGAGCCACGTTCCACGATTTCTCCAGGGCAATTTCCTTCTCAAGTTCGGCGTCAAAATCGGCGAGCAGATCCCCCACCGCACGGGCCATCACATAACGTCCACACATGGCAACAGTTTGCCCTTTCCTCGCAGAACGCACCAGCACGGGCATGTGACGTAACCCTGCTTCGCGGCTGAAAGGGAATTATTCGGACGCGGGTTACCGTTGATAACAACGAAACATCCAGTGCACAACGACCCACAACCGAGGAGAGCTCTGTGGACTTCACTCCCGACTCCGGCACCATCACCATGTTCTCGACCACCTGGTGCGGTTATTGCAACCGCCTGAAGAAGCAGCTGGACGCCAAGGGCATCGGCTACACCGAGATCAACATCGAAGAAGTAGATGGCACTGCCGAACTCGTCGAGCAGCTCAACGGAGGCAACCGCACCGTCCCCACCGTGCTCTTCCCTGACGGAACCGCGGCCACCAACCCGTCCGCTTCCGAGGTTGAGAAGCGCCTGGTCGCCGCGTAAACTGCCGCGGTCATGCTGTTGGGCCCGCACGGAACAATCCCACTCTGTCTGCCACCTGTGATAGACAGAATGGGAATCCGTAGCGGGCCCTTTTTTGCCTTGAAGCAGGACCCGCTCCCCCGTTAGCCCGAAGGGAACATCTCCATGGTCCACGCAGTCAAAGGTGTCGTCGTTCGCTCCAAAGGCGCACCCGCAACATTAGAAACCATCCTGGTTCCCGAACCCGGCCCCGGCGAGGCTTTGGTGGACATCCTCACCAGCGGCGTCTGCCACACCGACCTCCACTACAAACTCGGCGGCATCAGCGACGATTTCCCCTTCCTCCTTGGCCACGAAGCCACCGGCGTAGTCAGCGCAGTCGGCCCCGATGTCACTGACGTAGCCCCGGGCGACCGCGTGGTCCTCAACTGGCGCGCAGTCTGCGGCAACTGCCGAGCATGTAACCGCGGCCAGGCCCAGTACTGCTTCAACACCCACAACGCCACCCAAAAGATGACACTTGAAGATGGCACGGAACTCTCACCAGCCCTCGGCATCGGCGCATTCATCGAAAAGACGCTGGTAGCCGCCGGGCAATGCACCAAGGTAGACCCCGACGCCGATGCCGCCGCGGTGGGACTGCTCGGCTGCGGCGTCATGGCAGGTCTGGGCGCAGCGCTCAACACCGGCAACGTCAAGCGAGGCGACTCCGTTGCCGTGATCGGCTGCGGCGGAGTGGGCGTGGCAGCAATCGCCGGCGCCGCGCTCGCAGGAGCCACCACCATCATCGCCGTGGACATCGACGCTAAAAAGCTTCAGCGTGCCAAGGAACTCGGTGCAACACACACGGTGGATTCATCCGCAAGCGACCCCATTGAAGAAATCAGGGCTCTGACAGGTGGCTTCGGCGCAGACGTGGTGATTGACGCCGTCGGACGTCCCGAAACCTATAAGCAGGCGTTCTACGCCCGCGACCTCGCAGGCACCGTTGTCCTGGTGGGTGTCCCCACGCCGGAGATGACCCTGGAACTGCCGCTGCTGGATGTTTTCGGCCGTGGTGGGTCACTCAAGTCATCCTGGTACGGCGATTGCCTGCCCTCCCGCGACTTCCCCATGCTGGTGGACCTGTACAAGCAGGGCAAGCTGGACCTGGACGCATTCGTCACCGAACGCATCACCATCAACCAAGTCGAAGAAGCGTTCGACAAGATGCATGATGGCGCAGTCCTCCGATCGGTGGTTGAGCTGTGAGCGCCCGCAACGTCACGATCGATCACGTTGTCACTTCCGGGACGTTCTCCCTCGACGGAGGAACCTGGGACGTGGACAACAACGTTTGGATCATCGGCGATGACTCTGAATGCATCGTCATCGACCCCGCCCACAACCCCGACGCAATTCGCGAGGCCGTGGGTGGCCGAACAGTCAAAGCCATCCTCCTCACGCACGGCCACGATGACCACATCAGCTCTGCCGGCGCGTTTTGGGAGCTCGTCAAAGCTCCCATCCACTTGCACCAGGACGACTGGATGCTGTGGCGGGCAGTGTTCCCGGAGATTGATCCGGACGTGGCGATCGTGGACGGCGACGAGTTCGCCGTTGCCGGCGCAACGCTGAAAGCCATCCACACTCCTGGACACTCGCCCGGGTCCGTGTCATTCCACCTGGCCAGCGAAGAAACACTCTTCAGCGGAGACACGCTCTTCCAAGGCGGACCTGGCGCGACGGGACGCTCCTATAGCGACTTCCCCACCATCATCGAATCCATCCGGACCAAGCTCCTCCCCTTGCCTGAGGAAACCGTGGTCCGCACGGGGCACGGTGATTCCACCACCATCGGCGCTGAAAAGCCGCACCTGGATGAGTGGATCGCCCGCGGACACTGACGCACGCGGGGCACCTTGCTGAGCGAGGCACCCTGCGGCCTGGTGGGGTAAGGGCTGGCCGCCCCTACCCCACCAGGCTGCGGAAGTCGCCGTCTACGATGTCCGCGTATCCGCGGTAGGCCTCAATAACGGCGTCCTCCACAGTCTGGACATCCAGATGCGGGAGCAGGTCATTGGCTGCCCCGGCCGTGGCAGGATCCCATTCGAGGCCCAGCGCCGAATAACTCGCTGCCAGGACCTCGCGGATGGGTTTGGAATCCTCCACCACAATCACGGAACTGAAAAGCCAGCCTCCGGAAACGACACGCTGGGCGGTACCTATGAGCTTGATGCGGTGTGCAGGGAAATCGGGATCCTCGCCGTGGACACTGAACTCGCCAGGACAGTACTCCCCCGGAATTTCACCGACGGCGGCATGGACACCCACGCTTCGGAGCGCACCGGCCAGCAGCTCACCAAACTCCGAAAAGCGGGCCTTGGCACGAACGATCGCGTCCGGGTGCGGCTCGATGTGGTCTATCACCAACGTCCCTTGGTGATACGCAGCAGCGCGGCCCCCGGCTTTGCGTATGAGGGGCTCGAACCCGAGCTTCCGGCAGGCCTCCTCCGCTGCCTGAAAACCAGGCAAGTTCGCATCGCGCTGACCGAAAGCAACAGTAGGCTGCGGACGATACAAGCGAAGGGACGGGCCAAGTTTGCCGTTACGGGCACGCTGAAGCAGCTCCAAGGCGAAATCGAGGTCTGCAGCCGCACCCATGGTTTCGTTCTGGCGATAAGCCGTTAGCTGGCGCGAGCCCTCTCCCGGATCGCCCATCAGCTTTTCCTCAAGGTCAGGATCTGCTCGGCCCGCCCAAAGGGTCCGTTGAGGTCATGGAGCACGGTGGAGGTCAGGCCGATGCCATCGGCACCAAATGACACTTTGTTGTCCAAGCCCAACCATTCACCAGCCGGCGCCCTGTACATATGGATCTGCAAGTCCACATTCGGGAAGATATAGCTGTTTTCTCCGGGCGGCACACGGGCTGCGATCCCATTGGCTGTGTCAACCAAGCCCATCAAACGGGCCAGCTCAGAACTGTCGTGTTGATCCGTGAGCGGATGGGACGTCCGGATCCACACCTT is drawn from Arthrobacter sp. 31Y and contains these coding sequences:
- a CDS encoding SOS response-associated peptidase, whose translation is MARAVGDLLADFDAELEKEIALEKSWNVAPTDAVPIVLERLIDHDVKRQLHVAKWGLVPSWAKDPKGGARLINARSETLLEKPSFKKAAVARRCAVPADGYYEWKKGEGQNKQPYYVHPGDGQGLVFAGLYEWWRDQSASDDDPARWLLSMSILTADTPTAESARSRRSASVFDELTALHDRVPLPMSIETMEAWLDPREKDAEGLVELVRSKAHDAAAAWTLDPVGAAVGNVRNNSPELIEPVEGLF
- a CDS encoding MBL fold metallo-hydrolase; amino-acid sequence: MSARNVTIDHVVTSGTFSLDGGTWDVDNNVWIIGDDSECIVIDPAHNPDAIREAVGGRTVKAILLTHGHDDHISSAGAFWELVKAPIHLHQDDWMLWRAVFPEIDPDVAIVDGDEFAVAGATLKAIHTPGHSPGSVSFHLASEETLFSGDTLFQGGPGATGRSYSDFPTIIESIRTKLLPLPEETVVRTGHGDSTTIGAEKPHLDEWIARGH
- a CDS encoding lipoate--protein ligase family protein, producing the protein MGDPGEGSRQLTAYRQNETMGAAADLDFALELLQRARNGKLGPSLRLYRPQPTVAFGQRDANLPGFQAAEEACRKLGFEPLIRKAGGRAAAYHQGTLVIDHIEPHPDAIVRAKARFSEFGELLAGALRSVGVHAAVGEIPGEYCPGEFSVHGEDPDFPAHRIKLIGTAQRVVSGGWLFSSVIVVEDSKPIREVLAASYSALGLEWDPATAGAANDLLPHLDVQTVEDAVIEAYRGYADIVDGDFRSLVG
- a CDS encoding mycoredoxin, coding for MDFTPDSGTITMFSTTWCGYCNRLKKQLDAKGIGYTEINIEEVDGTAELVEQLNGGNRTVPTVLFPDGTAATNPSASEVEKRLVAA
- a CDS encoding S-(hydroxymethyl)mycothiol dehydrogenase, yielding MVHAVKGVVVRSKGAPATLETILVPEPGPGEALVDILTSGVCHTDLHYKLGGISDDFPFLLGHEATGVVSAVGPDVTDVAPGDRVVLNWRAVCGNCRACNRGQAQYCFNTHNATQKMTLEDGTELSPALGIGAFIEKTLVAAGQCTKVDPDADAAAVGLLGCGVMAGLGAALNTGNVKRGDSVAVIGCGGVGVAAIAGAALAGATTIIAVDIDAKKLQRAKELGATHTVDSSASDPIEEIRALTGGFGADVVIDAVGRPETYKQAFYARDLAGTVVLVGVPTPEMTLELPLLDVFGRGGSLKSSWYGDCLPSRDFPMLVDLYKQGKLDLDAFVTERITINQVEEAFDKMHDGAVLRSVVEL